One stretch of Filifactor alocis ATCC 35896 DNA includes these proteins:
- a CDS encoding leucine-rich repeat domain-containing protein: MSNVWDYDDFIFKGDELKGMTKQGKDKVKIDGLTDMVIPELTPDGLPVKSIGENAFYRRKLTSVVIPATVEYIGYDAFGVCNLTEVEIPDAVHTIDGFAFYRNKLKKVKLSKNVKTIAPSAFALNELENIDLPEGLEVIDTSSFYKNALTEVKIPSTVKKINMYAFLKNNIHSVDVPKTVKELHHAAFEPHTSVTLV; this comes from the coding sequence ATGAGTAACGTATGGGATTATGATGATTTTATTTTCAAAGGTGACGAATTAAAAGGGATGACAAAACAAGGGAAAGACAAAGTAAAGATAGACGGTCTTACAGATATGGTAATTCCTGAGTTAACTCCTGACGGATTGCCTGTAAAAAGCATCGGAGAAAATGCATTCTACAGACGCAAATTAACTTCAGTTGTAATTCCTGCTACAGTTGAATACATAGGTTACGACGCTTTCGGCGTTTGTAATTTAACAGAAGTAGAGATTCCTGATGCAGTTCATACAATTGACGGATTCGCATTCTATCGTAACAAATTGAAAAAAGTAAAATTAAGCAAAAATGTAAAAACAATTGCACCAAGTGCTTTTGCTTTGAACGAATTGGAAAATATTGATTTACCTGAAGGATTAGAAGTAATCGACACTTCATCTTTCTACAAAAATGCATTGACAGAAGTAAAAATTCCTTCAACTGTGAAAAAAATCAATATGTATGCATTCTTAAAAAACAATATCCATTCTGTAGATGTACCGAAAACAGTAAAAGAATTACACCATGCGGCATTTGAGCCACACACATCTGTTACATTGGTATAA
- the glmS gene encoding glutamine--fructose-6-phosphate transaminase (isomerizing) produces MCGIVGYIGKSDGQKFVLNGLEKLEYRGYDSSGIVTVSDNRLHLTKKKGRLQVLRDELEQHPLRGHLALGHTRWATHGAPSDVNAHPHTDEKSEFAIVHNGIIENYMELKHDLQEKGHHFLSDTDTEVIAHLLAEYDTGNLLDTVYEVKKHLQGAYALGIVSKNEPDTLIAVRKESPLIIGVGKEENFIASDIPAILEHTRDVYFIENGEVVVLTKDNVTIFDENRNLVTREVKHIDWDMSAATKAGYPHFMLKEIHEQPQAIRDTVKHRLQQDGTVSLGDVAWTKELLQDIHKIYIVACGTAYNAGRVGKVALERLTGIPVETDLASEFRYRDPFVNEHTLLILVSQSGETADTLAALREGKRKGARIFSVTNVIGSSIARESDDVFYTWAGPEIAVASTKAYTTQLVAFYLIAMNMALLLGKMERSEYDRLLTEILALSDKIELMLKKESNIKQIADSIKDKNAVFYLGRNMDYNSAMEGALKLKEISYIFTEAFAAGELKHGTIALIEEGTPVITIATQTALLDKTFSNMQEVKARGAHLIAFTRESATTICNEADVTVTIPECPDLLMPVVSIVPAQLLAYYTSVLKGNDVDKPRNLAKSVTVE; encoded by the coding sequence ATGTGTGGAATCGTGGGATATATCGGAAAATCCGACGGACAAAAATTTGTATTAAACGGGTTGGAAAAATTGGAATATCGTGGGTATGACTCCTCCGGAATCGTAACCGTATCCGACAACCGACTCCATTTGACAAAAAAGAAAGGTCGCTTGCAAGTCCTTCGTGACGAGTTGGAACAACATCCGCTGCGAGGACATCTTGCATTGGGACATACCCGCTGGGCAACCCACGGAGCGCCGTCCGATGTCAATGCACATCCTCATACAGACGAAAAAAGTGAGTTTGCCATTGTGCACAACGGAATCATCGAGAACTATATGGAACTGAAACACGACCTGCAAGAAAAAGGACATCACTTCCTGTCCGATACCGATACCGAAGTCATCGCTCATCTTTTGGCAGAATACGATACGGGAAATCTGTTGGATACCGTATACGAAGTCAAAAAACACCTTCAAGGTGCATATGCGCTCGGCATCGTATCCAAAAACGAACCCGATACCCTTATCGCAGTAAGAAAAGAAAGTCCGTTGATTATCGGAGTCGGAAAAGAAGAAAACTTCATCGCATCCGATATTCCGGCAATCTTAGAACATACCAGAGATGTTTACTTTATCGAAAACGGAGAAGTCGTTGTCCTAACCAAAGACAATGTAACCATCTTCGATGAAAACAGAAACCTTGTAACACGTGAAGTAAAACATATCGACTGGGATATGTCCGCTGCAACCAAAGCAGGCTATCCGCACTTTATGTTGAAAGAAATTCACGAACAGCCACAAGCCATTCGTGATACCGTCAAACACAGACTGCAACAAGACGGAACCGTTTCTCTCGGCGATGTAGCATGGACCAAAGAACTGCTGCAAGACATCCACAAAATCTATATCGTAGCTTGCGGAACCGCATACAATGCCGGCAGAGTCGGGAAAGTCGCATTAGAGCGATTGACAGGAATACCGGTAGAAACAGACCTTGCATCCGAATTCCGTTATCGTGATCCGTTTGTCAACGAACACACCCTGTTGATTTTGGTCAGTCAATCCGGAGAAACCGCAGACACTCTCGCAGCACTTCGTGAAGGAAAACGAAAAGGAGCGCGTATCTTCTCCGTTACCAATGTCATCGGCTCATCCATCGCAAGAGAATCCGACGATGTCTTCTACACATGGGCAGGGCCGGAAATCGCCGTTGCTTCCACCAAAGCATACACCACACAACTTGTTGCATTTTACCTGATTGCAATGAATATGGCACTTCTGCTCGGCAAAATGGAACGCAGCGAATATGACCGACTTCTCACAGAAATCCTTGCTCTATCGGACAAAATCGAATTGATGTTGAAGAAAGAATCTAACATCAAACAAATTGCCGACAGCATCAAAGACAAAAACGCAGTCTTCTACTTGGGAAGAAATATGGACTATAACAGCGCCATGGAAGGTGCTTTGAAACTAAAAGAAATATCCTATATTTTTACCGAAGCATTTGCCGCAGGAGAGTTAAAACACGGTACCATCGCATTGATTGAAGAAGGTACCCCTGTTATCACCATCGCAACACAAACTGCGCTCTTAGACAAAACTTTCTCCAATATGCAAGAAGTCAAAGCAAGAGGTGCGCATTTGATTGCATTCACAAGAGAATCCGCAACCACCATCTGCAACGAAGCAGATGTGACCGTTACCATTCCGGAATGTCCGGATTTGTTGATGCCCGTCGTAAGCATTGTTCCGGCACAGTTGCTTGCATATTACACCTCAGTCCTAAAAGGAAACGATGTGGATAAACCGAGAAACTTGGCAAAATCCGTTACAGTAGAATAG
- a CDS encoding RloB family protein, which translates to MRESKSNFTQRTKTLKSSEPNKKYFLVCEGEKTELIYFNQLFHECRKKNRLIEMVPIMRSFGESGWSNPKKLVDSLVRILQEEKTGFLSYETILNKMMDFLIDKNMLLSSPLPRNMIFKRLKRAVEENGFLLSGTTNEFEKICCLLVEELGGCSIETTISELKEEIIESKISFEPGFDKMCIVVDRDKNSFTKVQYENVLTVCKEQKYHFYVTNPCFEFWLLLHFEDIDALDLEKLSENPKVSKGISYIEQELKIRLPGYKKNRYNVEKLIPCVCTAIKNEKKFCEDESELEYKVGSNIGLLVEELYDRKI; encoded by the coding sequence ATGCGTGAATCAAAATCAAATTTTACACAAAGAACGAAGACGCTCAAAAGCAGTGAGCCAAATAAAAAATATTTTTTGGTTTGTGAAGGAGAGAAGACGGAACTTATCTATTTTAATCAGTTGTTTCATGAATGTAGAAAGAAGAATCGTTTGATAGAAATGGTACCGATTATGCGAAGTTTTGGTGAATCCGGTTGGAGTAATCCAAAAAAGTTAGTAGATAGTTTGGTTCGTATTTTACAAGAGGAAAAAACCGGTTTTCTTTCTTATGAAACGATTTTGAATAAAATGATGGATTTTTTAATAGATAAGAATATGTTATTGTCTTCTCCTCTACCTAGAAATATGATATTCAAAAGATTGAAAAGAGCAGTAGAAGAGAACGGTTTTTTGTTATCCGGTACAACAAATGAATTTGAAAAAATATGTTGCTTGCTTGTGGAAGAGTTGGGCGGTTGTTCTATAGAGACAACGATTTCGGAGTTGAAGGAAGAAATCATAGAGTCGAAGATTTCGTTTGAGCCGGGTTTTGATAAGATGTGTATTGTTGTGGATAGGGATAAGAACAGTTTTACAAAAGTTCAATATGAAAATGTTCTGACGGTATGCAAGGAACAAAAATATCATTTTTATGTTACAAATCCGTGCTTCGAATTTTGGTTGCTTTTGCATTTTGAAGATATTGATGCTCTTGATTTAGAAAAATTATCTGAGAATCCCAAGGTTTCTAAGGGAATCAGTTATATAGAGCAAGAGTTGAAAATAAGACTTCCGGGATATAAAAAGAATCGCTATAATGTAGAAAAACTGATTCCTTGTGTTTGTACAGCTATCAAAAATGAAAAGAAATTTTGTGAGGATGAATCGGAACTGGAATATAAGGTCGGTTCTAATATAGGATTATTGGTTGAAGAGTTATATGATAGAAAAATTTGA
- a CDS encoding AAA family ATPase codes for MLIRFNVRNFLSFFQTDEGKSVEFSMISGKGSRKRDRIFDDGTLKLLKTAAIYGANASGKSNFVKAMSFMKHTMLYGLPKGHTELYCKIKKENQNQASYFEMEICLDDKYYAYGFEVILSQGKFVSEWLVELCKDKEKIIFSRDIPSGKYDFGKDLTDGPDIKKLTVYMEDIKSDYSILFLQIMNRNKDGFYASVKESKSKKSLVFQKLYHWVNKRLDINYPDEPISNYSYLAKSEDIDTVCKMISYFDTGIRDVKVENIPLEKALEVMPDPMKEDVKENIERISSILQSGEIIEGGLFIRAGRDFYIFKVEHQEIICQTIRFEHESKGVFFNLPEESDGTIRLLQLLEILLVNENKTYVIDELDRCLHPMLTYRFMEIFLDLAKKRNVQLIFTTHESRLLNFELFRRDEVWFVNKDENGASEVYSLDEYNERFDKKLDKAYLEGRYGGVPVFDLMFPLKGDE; via the coding sequence ATGTTAATTAGATTTAATGTGAGAAACTTTTTATCTTTTTTTCAAACAGATGAGGGGAAAAGTGTAGAATTTTCTATGATTTCCGGAAAAGGTTCCAGAAAAAGAGACCGTATTTTTGATGACGGAACATTGAAACTGTTAAAGACAGCTGCTATTTACGGGGCAAACGCATCCGGAAAATCAAATTTTGTGAAAGCTATGTCATTTATGAAGCATACAATGTTGTATGGCTTGCCAAAAGGACATACGGAGTTGTATTGCAAGATTAAAAAAGAGAATCAGAATCAAGCCAGTTATTTTGAGATGGAAATTTGTTTGGATGACAAATATTATGCTTATGGTTTTGAGGTTATTTTGAGTCAAGGTAAATTTGTTTCAGAGTGGCTTGTAGAGTTATGTAAGGATAAAGAGAAAATAATTTTTAGTCGTGATATTCCATCGGGAAAGTATGACTTTGGTAAGGATTTAACTGATGGTCCGGATATAAAAAAATTAACTGTATATATGGAAGATATCAAATCGGATTATAGTATTTTATTTTTGCAAATTATGAATCGAAATAAAGATGGATTTTATGCTTCAGTCAAAGAATCTAAGAGTAAGAAAAGTTTGGTTTTTCAGAAGTTATATCATTGGGTAAACAAGCGTTTGGATATCAATTATCCAGATGAACCGATTTCGAATTATTCATATTTAGCAAAAAGTGAAGATATCGATACTGTATGTAAGATGATTTCATATTTCGATACCGGAATTCGGGATGTAAAGGTTGAGAATATTCCACTGGAGAAGGCTTTGGAAGTGATGCCGGATCCAATGAAAGAAGATGTTAAGGAAAACATTGAAAGGATAAGTTCTATCCTACAATCAGGCGAAATCATAGAAGGCGGTCTTTTTATTCGTGCCGGAAGAGATTTTTATATTTTCAAGGTGGAACATCAAGAAATTATATGCCAAACAATTCGGTTTGAGCATGAATCAAAGGGAGTTTTTTTTAATTTGCCGGAAGAGTCGGATGGAACGATTCGCTTGTTGCAATTGCTGGAAATTTTGCTGGTGAATGAGAACAAGACATATGTTATTGATGAGTTGGACAGATGTTTGCATCCAATGTTGACATATCGCTTTATGGAAATATTTTTGGATTTGGCAAAAAAACGCAATGTACAGCTTATTTTTACCACTCATGAATCAAGATTGTTAAATTTTGAATTGTTTAGAAGAGATGAGGTTTGGTTTGTGAACAAAGATGAAAATGGTGCCAGTGAAGTGTATTCTTTGGATGAGTACAATGAGAGATTTGATAAAAAATTAGATAAGGCATATTTGGAAGGTAGGTATGGAGGGGTTCCTGTGTTTGATTTGATGTTTCCCTTGAAGGGAGATGAGTAG
- a CDS encoding MmcQ/YjbR family DNA-binding protein, giving the protein MLDVEMIFRYKKANFEKLLANGFVYCDGMYTKSFLILGEQFRLELAIDKDSHIDYRLIEADTNEEYVLIKVPSATGKFLAEVTVACEEVLSALSQHCFDTAMLKGEQTQRVIAYLKERYQIEPEFLWKDSLNCAFRLNDSKKWIAVMLTVECRKLGLDGDGKIEIIDLKDTPEHIQKRRDDKIFFGGYHMNKKHWYTICLNDSLEDKELFDLIDRSYRLVKKKENPKKLETIK; this is encoded by the coding sequence TTGCTTGATGTAGAAATGATATTTCGATATAAAAAAGCAAATTTTGAAAAGTTGTTGGCAAACGGTTTTGTATACTGTGACGGTATGTACACAAAGTCTTTTTTGATATTGGGGGAGCAATTTCGTTTGGAACTTGCGATTGATAAGGACAGTCATATTGACTATCGACTGATTGAGGCGGATACGAATGAAGAATATGTGCTGATTAAGGTACCGAGTGCAACAGGGAAATTTTTGGCTGAGGTAACTGTGGCATGTGAAGAGGTGTTGTCGGCACTGTCGCAACATTGCTTTGATACGGCAATGTTAAAGGGAGAGCAAACACAGAGGGTTATTGCTTATCTGAAGGAACGATATCAAATAGAGCCGGAGTTTTTGTGGAAAGACAGTCTAAACTGTGCTTTTCGTTTAAATGACAGCAAGAAATGGATTGCTGTGATGTTGACTGTCGAATGCAGAAAGTTGGGCTTGGACGGAGATGGAAAGATAGAAATCATTGATTTGAAGGATACGCCGGAACATATTCAAAAAAGACGGGACGATAAGATTTTTTTCGGCGGATATCATATGAACAAAAAACACTGGTATACCATCTGTCTGAATGATTCGTTGGAGGATAAAGAGTTGTTTGATCTGATAGATCGGAGCTATCGTTTGGTAAAGAAAAAGGAGAATCCTAAAAAACTTGAAACAATAAAATAA
- a CDS encoding copper amine oxidase N-terminal domain-containing protein, with amino-acid sequence MKKKLSLAVAGLMALTLAPVNSAFAYEDHYSSPQIVENSEDGTATFQAIIDVKPEDVAGLKTGTVAVRLLGDDVELTDVAASLSIECVGTGAITGWNPADFDGKTQAYANFTTAPVAGDKITIKGKVKFDNAADGDYKVEYDLSDIGLGRTEKVYAKVKDNDGDFTRVTESAKKVGRGEDQVLASFEIKQPRILGANEEARITVTLPSDDFGWDKDGATKTTVTPNHAITFNKRKATFNMTSTKVSFNPIITVDKDAPKGDIELDVKKEIVDTKGTADTADDVLISSKTDTIKVGEYVDHEIKMELVKSLKEELANGDTYKVEVKVTTTDKDTLPKYIDFESEGADVKVTGSSEFTGKSKDDFDDEFTWNNPTPAKKEVKVKLEVKPDWDAKGDVVLTAKPRGYEGLKVTILKVTPVAQMKVEEKEVLGGDAKVAVNDVVITETKAGAFKSGTRFGVSLTGLKFEDAKFDTKGTIEAEGINIKDYKLDKDDKTLYFTINGRSKKDAPAKITLKDVQVVSNRALPFGTHKLTFVNVDTEETKKDDIKKGTNYMYESKKAYELSDINAENFIKVVDKVSKVKKTTIFTLGSADYTVEGVAMKLDAPVFTQDNYTMLPVRAIADALGVEVVWNQENLTATFIDGDIVVSVTQNAKILYKNGNQYPMATKATVTADRMFIPVSSVGDAFGLTRDYDYTYSQATKQVTIYPKKETMKAEEKKAEEVKPEEKKAEETK; translated from the coding sequence ATGAAGAAAAAACTTTCTTTAGCAGTAGCCGGTTTAATGGCATTAACATTAGCACCGGTAAACTCAGCATTTGCATATGAAGATCACTACAGCAGTCCGCAAATTGTTGAGAATAGTGAAGATGGAACAGCTACTTTTCAGGCAATTATTGATGTAAAGCCCGAAGATGTTGCCGGTTTAAAAACAGGAACAGTTGCAGTTAGATTATTAGGCGACGATGTTGAATTAACCGATGTTGCAGCAAGTCTTTCTATTGAATGTGTTGGCACAGGAGCAATCACAGGTTGGAATCCAGCAGATTTTGACGGAAAAACTCAAGCATATGCTAACTTCACAACAGCGCCTGTTGCAGGAGATAAAATTACTATCAAAGGTAAAGTGAAATTTGATAATGCTGCTGATGGAGATTACAAGGTTGAATACGACTTATCAGATATCGGTCTTGGAAGAACAGAAAAAGTGTACGCAAAGGTAAAAGACAATGATGGAGACTTTACAAGAGTAACTGAGTCCGCAAAAAAAGTAGGACGCGGGGAAGATCAAGTGTTAGCTTCTTTTGAAATAAAACAACCTCGTATACTTGGTGCAAATGAAGAAGCTAGAATTACAGTAACATTGCCGTCTGATGATTTTGGCTGGGATAAGGATGGCGCAACTAAAACAACAGTAACACCTAATCATGCAATTACCTTTAATAAAAGAAAAGCTACATTCAACATGACTTCTACTAAGGTAAGCTTCAATCCTATTATTACTGTAGATAAAGATGCTCCTAAAGGAGATATTGAACTTGATGTAAAGAAAGAAATTGTGGACACAAAAGGGACTGCCGATACTGCAGATGATGTGCTGATTAGTAGCAAGACAGACACTATTAAAGTCGGAGAATATGTTGACCATGAAATCAAAATGGAATTGGTAAAATCTCTAAAAGAAGAATTAGCTAACGGAGATACCTACAAAGTAGAAGTAAAAGTTACAACTACAGACAAAGATACACTTCCAAAATATATTGATTTTGAATCAGAAGGTGCTGATGTAAAAGTTACCGGTAGCAGTGAATTTACTGGAAAATCTAAAGATGACTTTGATGATGAATTCACATGGAACAATCCTACTCCTGCAAAGAAAGAAGTTAAAGTAAAATTGGAAGTGAAACCTGATTGGGATGCAAAGGGAGATGTAGTTCTTACTGCAAAACCAAGAGGTTATGAGGGATTAAAAGTAACAATCCTTAAAGTAACTCCTGTTGCTCAAATGAAAGTGGAAGAAAAAGAAGTACTTGGCGGAGATGCTAAAGTTGCTGTAAATGATGTCGTAATTACAGAAACAAAAGCCGGAGCATTCAAATCCGGAACAAGATTTGGTGTTAGCTTAACAGGATTGAAATTCGAAGATGCAAAATTTGATACAAAAGGTACTATTGAAGCAGAAGGAATCAATATCAAAGATTACAAATTAGATAAAGATGACAAAACATTGTACTTCACAATCAACGGACGTTCTAAAAAAGATGCTCCTGCTAAGATTACATTGAAAGATGTACAAGTAGTATCTAACCGTGCATTACCGTTCGGAACACACAAATTAACATTTGTAAATGTTGATACAGAAGAAACAAAGAAAGATGATATCAAAAAAGGAACAAACTATATGTATGAATCTAAAAAAGCATATGAATTGTCCGATATCAATGCAGAAAACTTTATCAAAGTAGTTGACAAAGTAAGCAAAGTGAAAAAGACAACAATCTTCACATTAGGTTCTGCTGACTATACAGTAGAAGGCGTAGCTATGAAATTGGATGCACCTGTATTCACACAAGATAACTACACAATGTTACCTGTTAGAGCAATCGCTGATGCATTGGGAGTAGAAGTTGTTTGGAACCAAGAAAACTTAACAGCTACATTCATCGATGGAGACATCGTAGTATCTGTTACACAAAATGCAAAAATTCTTTACAAAAACGGAAACCAATATCCAATGGCAACAAAAGCTACAGTAACAGCTGACAGAATGTTCATTCCTGTTTCTTCTGTAGGAGATGCATTCGGATTAACAAGAGATTATGATTACACTTATAGTCAAGCTACAAAACAAGTAACAATTTATCCTAAAAAAGAAACTATGAAAGCTGAAGAAAAAAAGGCTGAAGAAGTAAAACCTGAAGAAAAGAAAGCTGAAGAAACAAAATAA